In Mangifera indica cultivar Alphonso chromosome 1, CATAS_Mindica_2.1, whole genome shotgun sequence, a single genomic region encodes these proteins:
- the LOC123214275 gene encoding protein LIGHT-DEPENDENT SHORT HYPOCOTYLS 7-like, producing MSNNKGKDVAEGSSSRSTSSVQQHQLTNTAAPPPPLSRYESQKRRDWNTFGQYLRNQRPPVALSQCNSNHVLDFLRYLDQFGKTKVHLQGCVFFGQPEPPGPCSCPLKQAWGSLDALIGRLRAAYEENGGLPETNPFASGGIRLYLREVRDSQAKARGIPYKKKKKKRAMTTTMKPNEETSNFPMQ from the coding sequence ATGTCTAATAACAAAGGAAAAGATGTTGCAGAAGGATCATCTTCAAGATCTACTTCTTCTGTTCAGCAACATCAACTAACTAATACTGCCGCTCCTCCACCGCCGCTCAGCCGCTATGAGTCGCAAAAGCGGCGGGATTGGAACACTTTTGGGCAGTATTTGAGGAACCAGCGGCCCCCGGTGGCGCTTTCGCAGTGCAATTCTAATCATGTGCTGGATTTTCTTCGGTATCTTGATCAATTCGGGAAGACGAAGGTGCACTTACAGGGTTGTGTGTTTTTTGGTCAGCCTGAGCCACCAGGGCCTTGTTCTTGTCCGCTTAAACAAGCCTGGGGAAGCCTGGATGCTCTCATCGGCCGCCTCCGAGCTGCCTACGAAGAGAACGGTGGGTTGCCGGAGACAAACCCGTTTGCCAGCGGAGGTATTCGGCTTTATCTGCGTGAAGTGAGGGACTCTCAAGCTAAGGCTAGAGGAATTCcatacaagaagaaaaagaagaagagggcCATGACGACGACAATGAAGCCAAATGAAGAGACTTCAAATTTTCCTATGCAATAA
- the LOC123199335 gene encoding EP1-like glycoprotein 2: YKNFTLLCLAFTTLSQVPENQTFKFINQGEFGDRIIEYDASYRVIRNNVYTFYTFPFRLCFYNTTPDAYIFAIRAGVPGDESLMRWVWDANRNDPVHENATLTFGQDGNFVLADADGRLVWQTDTANKGVTGIKLLPNGNLVLHDKNGKFIWQSFDHPTDTLLAGQSVKINGVNKLVSRTSDMIGSNGRYSIVLDHKGFTMFVNNSGEQLIYGGWPGTDYGSIITFDVVPENDEATAYELVLTVNQDQTPAALSPGNGRRLLQVRPIGNGGQINLNKLNYNATYSFLRLGSDGNLKAFTYYDKVSYLKWEESFAFFSSYFVRECALPSKCDTYGLCDNAMCVACPSPKGLLGWSESCAPPKAPLCGKGAKIGYYKIVGVEHFLNPYLNDGEGPMKVAECREKCNKDCKCLGFFYKEDSSKCLLAPMLGTLIKDKNTSVGYIKYGV, encoded by the coding sequence tacaaaaatttcaCTCTCCTTTGCCTTGCCTTCACCACTCTATCCCAAGTCCCTGAAAACCAGACCTTCAAATTCATCAACCAGGGCGAATTCGGAGACCGAATAATCGAATACGACGCCAGCTACCGTGTCATCCGAAACAATGTTTACACATTTTACACTTTTCCATTTCGCCTTTGTTTCTACAACACCACTCCTGACGCATACATTTTTGCCATCAGGGCCGGCGTCCCTGGCGACGAAAGTCTCATGCGTTGGGTTTGGGACGCCAACCGCAACGACCCCGTTCACGAAAACGCCACCCTGACGTTCGGCCAGGACGGCAACTTTGTGCTGGCGGACGCCGACGGTCGCCTGGTGTGGCAAACAGATACGGCTAATAAAGGTGTCACTGGCATCAAGCTACTACCAAATGGTAACTTGGTGCTACATGATAAAAATGGGAAATTTATTTGGCAGAGTTTTGATCATCCCACTGATACTTTATTAGCTGGCCAGTCGGTTAAAATCAACGGTGTTAACAAGCTTGTTAGCCGGACTTCTGACATGATCGGGTCCAATGGACGGTACAGCATTGTTCTTGATCATAAAGGGTTCACCATGTTTGTGAATAATTCTGGTGAGCAGCTTATATATGGAGGCTGGCCGGGGACTGACTATGGAAGCATAATAACATTCGATGTTGTGCCTGAAAATGATGAAGCAACGGCATATGAGCTAGTCCTGACAGTAAACCAGGACCAGACGCCGGCTGCACTGTCACCTGGCAATGGCCGCCGTCTCCTCCAGGTTCGTCCCATCGGTAACGGGGGACAAATCAACCTCAATAAGCTCAATTACAATGCAACATACTCATTCCTGCGGCTCGGTTCAGATGGAAACCTGAAGGCCTTCACTTATTATGACAAAGTGAGTTACTTGAAATGGGAAGAAAGTTTTGCTTTCTTCTCAAGTTACTTCGTTAGAGAATGTGCATTGCCATCAAAATGTGACACATACGGCTTATGTGACAACGCGATGTGCGTGGCCTGCCCGAGCCCAAAAGGGCTGCTGGGATGGAGCGAAAGCTGTGCGCCGCCCAAGGCACCGCTGTGCGGGAAAGGGGCTAAGATTGGGTACTATAAGATTGTGGGAGTAGAGCATTTTCTGAACCCATATTTGAATGATGGAGAGGGGCCAATGAAGGTTGCAGAATGCAGAGAAAAATGTAACAAGGATTGCAAGTGTTTGGGATTTTTCTACAAGGAAGATAGTTCTAAATGCTTGCTTGCCCCAATGCTGGGGACTCTTATCAAAGATAAGAACACTTCAGTAGGATACATCAAGTATGGAGTGTAA